The following coding sequences are from one Streptomyces sp. NBC_01232 window:
- a CDS encoding NAD-dependent epimerase/dehydratase family protein produces MKRENRIVLVTGAAGFAGSPVVERLLAAGVPVRALVHEASAPPGADTVRGDLARAASLRGLCEDVTTVLHLASRIGGTLRECRAVNVDGTRALLAEARRAGVRRIVQLGTAAVYGDGAHRGAAEGELPEQPASVTSVTRLAGERLVLAAGGTVLRPHLVYGRGDRWVVPSLLQLLAGLPHWVDGGRARMSLTSVDALAGALAELAVREEDAPAGVLHAGHPEPVTARELVETVTRELALPLPAGDVDIPRALELLGGTGGTDPALRRRLRLLAVDHWYDSGRLWAGLKASPGPPFPEAFARCAPWYRGGGGAPAAV; encoded by the coding sequence ATGAAGAGAGAGAACCGGATCGTACTGGTGACCGGCGCCGCCGGGTTCGCCGGATCCCCCGTCGTGGAACGCCTGTTGGCGGCGGGCGTGCCCGTACGGGCGCTGGTCCACGAGGCCAGCGCACCGCCGGGGGCCGACACCGTACGGGGCGACCTGGCGCGGGCCGCATCGCTGCGCGGGCTCTGCGAGGACGTCACCACGGTGCTGCACCTGGCCTCACGCATCGGGGGAACCCTGCGGGAGTGCCGGGCCGTGAACGTGGACGGCACCCGGGCACTGCTCGCGGAGGCACGGCGGGCCGGGGTACGGCGCATCGTGCAGCTGGGCACGGCGGCCGTGTACGGGGACGGCGCCCACCGCGGCGCCGCCGAGGGCGAACTCCCCGAACAGCCCGCCTCGGTGACCAGCGTGACCCGGCTCGCCGGCGAACGGCTGGTGCTCGCGGCCGGCGGTACGGTCCTGCGGCCGCACCTGGTGTACGGGCGGGGCGACCGCTGGGTGGTGCCCTCGCTGCTGCAGTTGCTGGCCGGGCTGCCGCACTGGGTGGACGGCGGCCGGGCCCGGATGTCCCTGACGTCGGTGGACGCCCTCGCCGGCGCGCTGGCCGAGCTGGCCGTACGCGAGGAGGACGCCCCGGCAGGTGTACTGCACGCCGGTCATCCCGAGCCGGTCACCGCACGCGAACTCGTGGAGACCGTCACGCGGGAGCTGGCCCTGCCGCTGCCGGCGGGGGACGTGGACATCCCCCGGGCACTGGAACTGCTGGGCGGCACGGGCGGGACGGATCCGGCGCTGCGCCGGCGGCTGAGGCTGCTCGCGGTGGACCACTGGTACGACAGCGGGCGGCTGTGGGCGGGGCTGAAGGCATCACCGGGGCCGCCCTTCCCCGAGGCGTTCGCCCGCTGCGCCCCCTGGTACCGGGGCGGCGGCGGGGCCCCGGCCGCCGTGTGA
- a CDS encoding glucose 1-dehydrogenase, which produces MTLGTDKSLLAGKSALITGASSGIGAAAARVFCREGASVTLVARREAQLAALTAELRAAGHRAQYVVADVTRTEDVARAVKEAVSVYGRLDAAFNNAGIGAQPAPMHLLDEETYDSVMDTNVRGVWNCMRHEIRAMLATGGGAIVNNSSTAGLVATPVTAAYIASKHAVLGLTKAAACEYAAQGIRVNAIAPGSTRSEMIDAWLRENPAMEEVLLASAPLPRIAAPAEIAESAAWLCSDRASFVLGTTLSVDGGWTTR; this is translated from the coding sequence GTGACGCTGGGAACGGATAAATCTCTGCTGGCGGGCAAATCGGCGCTGATCACGGGCGCGAGCTCCGGCATCGGGGCGGCCGCTGCCCGCGTGTTCTGCCGGGAGGGCGCCTCGGTGACCCTGGTGGCGCGCCGGGAGGCCCAACTCGCGGCGCTCACCGCGGAACTGCGCGCCGCCGGCCACCGGGCCCAGTACGTGGTCGCGGACGTGACCCGCACCGAGGACGTGGCGCGGGCGGTCAAGGAGGCCGTCAGCGTCTACGGCCGCCTGGACGCGGCGTTCAACAATGCGGGCATCGGTGCGCAGCCGGCGCCGATGCACCTGCTGGACGAGGAGACGTACGACAGTGTCATGGACACCAACGTGCGGGGTGTCTGGAACTGCATGCGTCACGAGATACGCGCGATGCTGGCGACCGGCGGCGGCGCGATCGTGAACAACAGCAGCACGGCCGGCCTGGTGGCCACGCCGGTGACGGCGGCCTACATCGCGTCCAAGCATGCGGTGCTGGGCCTGACCAAGGCTGCCGCCTGCGAGTACGCCGCCCAGGGCATCCGGGTGAACGCGATCGCCCCGGGCTCCACCCGCAGCGAGATGATCGACGCCTGGCTCCGGGAGAACCCGGCGATGGAGGAGGTCCTGCTGGCCTCGGCGCCGCTCCCGCGGATCGCCGCACCCGCGGAGATCGCCGAGTCGGCGGCCTGGCTGTGCAGCGACCGTGCCTCCTTCGTCCTGGGCACCACGCTCTCGGTCGACGGCGGCTGGACCACCCGCTGA
- a CDS encoding alpha/beta hydrolase produces the protein MLTRLADDNRRRVVWGISLLLIAVTALLGSAPGSAGAARAAGGGGVSGGGAVPVPVLSWGPCDGAGDGFGCATARVPLDYRRPAGPALSLAVTRRPAAGPAHRTGVLVLHPGGPGNSGVNFARSSYGALPASLRDAFDVVGYDMRGVARSGQVECWNDQEYTAAVDGARGVPGPGAVQEAVRQGLDFARACRERSGDLVPFIGTGSNARDIDLLRRALGEETLSFYGRSFGSYVGTVYAAQFPRRVRAMVLDGGYDPRRYADVPYAYDGGQFAALDAAVGRFLNWCGHDAAVCGFGEGRPRQAFEQLKRDLDADPVITASGRPATGYTLAYRLMFSINSGREIWPDLGQALKAAQERRGSFLLSPPSPASFDFLSVNTAVECADRLYPGSRLLLGATVGAEAAAAPLLGPPIGLGPPAYDHNHAPACAQWPAQRPSRFTGSYRAAGSAPILVLGTTGDPDTPYRDAVALAGTLEGGRLLTFAGEGHTAYNRSACVSALVTDYLATLALPARGTVCADEAGPEPAGRRTTGIEADETQDVIPALR, from the coding sequence ATGCTGACCCGTTTGGCCGATGACAACCGCAGGCGAGTGGTGTGGGGCATATCCCTGCTGCTGATCGCGGTCACCGCGCTCCTGGGAAGCGCACCCGGCAGCGCCGGAGCAGCCCGGGCCGCAGGGGGCGGCGGGGTTTCGGGGGGCGGCGCGGTGCCCGTTCCGGTGCTGTCCTGGGGGCCCTGCGACGGGGCGGGCGACGGCTTCGGGTGTGCGACCGCCCGGGTGCCCCTGGACTACCGCCGCCCCGCCGGCCCCGCCCTCTCCCTCGCGGTCACCCGCCGGCCCGCTGCCGGCCCGGCGCACCGCACCGGTGTGCTGGTGCTGCACCCCGGCGGGCCCGGCAACTCCGGGGTGAACTTCGCCCGCAGCAGCTACGGGGCACTGCCCGCCTCCCTGCGTGACGCCTTCGACGTCGTCGGGTACGACATGCGCGGGGTGGCGCGCAGCGGGCAGGTGGAGTGCTGGAACGACCAGGAGTACACGGCGGCCGTCGACGGTGCGCGCGGTGTGCCCGGTCCGGGGGCCGTGCAGGAGGCGGTGCGCCAGGGCCTCGACTTCGCCCGGGCCTGCCGGGAACGCTCCGGGGACCTGGTGCCGTTCATCGGTACCGGGTCGAACGCCAGGGACATCGACCTGCTGCGCCGGGCCCTGGGCGAGGAGACGCTGTCCTTCTACGGGCGTTCCTTCGGCAGTTACGTCGGTACCGTGTACGCGGCGCAGTTCCCGCGGCGGGTGCGGGCCATGGTGCTGGACGGGGGCTACGATCCGCGCCGCTATGCGGATGTGCCGTACGCCTACGACGGCGGGCAGTTCGCCGCGCTGGACGCGGCGGTCGGCCGGTTCCTGAACTGGTGCGGGCACGACGCGGCCGTCTGCGGGTTCGGGGAGGGCCGGCCGCGGCAGGCCTTCGAGCAGCTGAAGCGGGATCTGGACGCCGATCCGGTGATCACGGCGAGCGGGCGCCCGGCCACCGGGTACACGCTGGCCTACCGGCTGATGTTCAGCATCAACTCGGGCAGGGAGATCTGGCCCGATCTGGGGCAGGCGCTGAAGGCGGCCCAGGAACGGCGGGGTTCGTTCCTGCTGTCGCCGCCCTCGCCCGCGTCGTTCGACTTCCTCAGCGTCAACACGGCCGTGGAGTGCGCCGACCGCCTCTATCCGGGCAGCCGGCTGCTGCTGGGCGCGACGGTCGGCGCCGAGGCCGCCGCGGCCCCGCTGCTGGGACCGCCCATCGGGCTGGGGCCGCCGGCCTACGACCACAACCACGCGCCCGCCTGCGCCCAGTGGCCGGCCCAACGGCCGAGCCGGTTCACAGGCTCCTACCGGGCGGCCGGGTCCGCCCCGATCCTGGTGCTGGGCACGACCGGGGACCCGGACACCCCCTACCGGGACGCGGTGGCCCTGGCCGGGACGCTGGAGGGCGGGCGGCTGCTGACGTTCGCCGGTGAGGGGCACACCGCCTACAACCGGAGCGCGTGTGTCAGCGCGCTGGTCACCGACTACCTCGCCACGCTGGCGCTGCCCGCGCGGGGCACCGTGTGTGCGGACGAGGCCGGCCCGGAGCCGGCGGGCCGTCGCACCACCGGCATCGAGGCCGACGAGACACAGGATGTGATCCCTGCCCTGCGCTGA
- a CDS encoding NUDIX domain-containing protein translates to MTGTGDHAGVPFSRIRIRAGALVFCGNDVALIRRDRARSTHYTPPGGNVEDGEDLRQALHRELAEELGLDAEQAEGGDLLWVVDQRVTRPGPTPPPRKLHLIHRLHITPQIRATLAEFEQDELPDGSIETGVIEWVDYRRTAALPLFPPIGPALAALPDPRAAPAHTALEAVTDENYTWV, encoded by the coding sequence ATGACTGGTACTGGTGACCATGCGGGTGTCCCGTTCTCGCGGATCAGGATCCGGGCCGGGGCGCTGGTGTTCTGCGGCAACGACGTCGCCCTGATCCGCCGTGACCGTGCCCGGTCCACCCACTACACGCCGCCCGGCGGCAACGTCGAGGACGGGGAGGACCTGCGGCAGGCCCTGCACCGGGAACTCGCCGAGGAACTCGGCCTCGACGCGGAGCAGGCCGAGGGCGGCGACCTGCTGTGGGTCGTCGACCAGCGGGTCACCCGCCCCGGCCCCACCCCGCCGCCGCGCAAGCTCCACCTGATCCACCGCCTCCACATCACCCCCCAAATCCGTGCCACCCTCGCGGAGTTCGAGCAGGACGAACTCCCCGACGGCAGCATCGAGACCGGTGTCATCGAGTGGGTCGACTACCGCAGGACGGCCGCTCTGCCCCTCTTCCCGCCGATCGGGCCCGCCCTCGCGGCCCTGCCCGACCCCCGCGCAGCCCCCGCCCACACTGCCCTGGAGGCCGTCACCGACGAGAACTACACCTGGGTGTGA
- a CDS encoding serine/threonine-protein kinase, with the protein METLRPGDPLEIGGYRLLARLGSGGMGEVFLARTASGRALALKTVHRELSAEADFAQRFDREIRTSDRVRCAWTVSVVDFSPPGASPQWLATEYVPAPSLGDWVHGRGPLGAPAVWRLGQELSAALVSVREAGVVHRDIKPANVLLGMERPFLIDFGIARTAGDPRHTRTGTVIGTPGFLAPEQATGAVAAAAADVFSLAAVLVYAATGRSPFLAAGEELDLPALLYRIVHDEPFLDGVPPALLPLVGRCLAKDPGQRPTAAEVSARLDGGPQQDWSTVIPPALTAEAARRQGELGRLLAAPHPAPATPPLPTPGPVPVPVPVPVPVPGGPVAAAPPTADTTPPPAIAPPPASAIASAPTPAGGSVPGAAGGSGGRWAVLSSRGAGAAAGAAVVTAAVALAVSLPGRTDGNTTTPAPTPTPASAAPSAPLAAGTAAAGALPAAWSGTWSGTGPGTPDADGISRARTGEFTVTVTLNGGTVGELVGRQVSNLKETATGRNLGCTEALQLRQTRGNTAVFEAVTSHPTDRTAVLDCPRNNLYVLTMTGPDRLTLESEGAQSAGAPAALTRTP; encoded by the coding sequence ATGGAGACTTTGCGGCCCGGTGACCCGCTGGAGATCGGCGGGTACCGTCTGCTGGCGCGGCTCGGCTCGGGGGGCATGGGCGAGGTGTTCCTGGCCCGGACGGCGTCCGGGCGGGCCCTGGCCCTGAAGACCGTGCACCGTGAACTGAGCGCGGAGGCGGACTTCGCGCAGCGCTTCGACCGTGAGATCCGCACCAGTGACCGGGTGCGCTGCGCGTGGACGGTGTCGGTGGTGGACTTCAGCCCGCCGGGGGCGTCGCCGCAGTGGCTGGCCACCGAGTACGTTCCCGCGCCGTCGCTGGGCGACTGGGTGCACGGGCGGGGACCGCTCGGGGCCCCGGCCGTGTGGCGCCTGGGACAGGAACTGTCGGCCGCGCTGGTGAGCGTACGGGAGGCGGGAGTCGTCCACCGGGACATCAAACCGGCGAACGTGCTGCTCGGGATGGAGCGGCCCTTCCTGATCGACTTCGGTATCGCGCGTACGGCCGGTGATCCGCGGCACACCCGTACCGGCACGGTCATCGGCACACCGGGTTTCCTGGCACCGGAGCAGGCCACCGGGGCGGTGGCCGCAGCGGCGGCCGATGTGTTCTCCCTCGCCGCGGTACTCGTGTACGCGGCGACCGGGCGCAGTCCCTTCCTTGCCGCGGGGGAGGAACTGGACCTGCCGGCGCTGCTCTACCGGATCGTGCACGACGAGCCGTTCCTCGACGGTGTCCCGCCGGCGCTGCTGCCGCTGGTCGGTCGGTGTCTGGCGAAGGACCCGGGGCAGCGTCCCACCGCGGCCGAGGTGTCGGCCCGCCTGGACGGTGGCCCGCAGCAGGACTGGAGCACGGTGATCCCCCCGGCCCTCACGGCGGAGGCGGCACGCCGACAGGGCGAACTGGGCCGCCTGCTGGCCGCACCCCACCCGGCACCCGCCACACCCCCACTCCCGACACCAGGACCGGTGCCGGTGCCGGTGCCGGTGCCGGTGCCGGTGCCGGGTGGTCCCGTGGCGGCCGCACCCCCGACGGCAGACACCACACCCCCACCGGCAATCGCGCCCCCACCCGCGTCCGCAATCGCGTCCGCGCCGACACCCGCGGGCGGGTCCGTGCCGGGGGCTGCGGGCGGGTCCGGGGGCCGGTGGGCGGTCCTGTCGTCCCGGGGAGCCGGAGCGGCCGCGGGCGCGGCCGTCGTCACCGCCGCCGTCGCACTCGCGGTGTCCCTGCCCGGACGCACCGACGGCAACACCACCACACCCGCCCCCACCCCCACGCCCGCCTCGGCCGCCCCCTCCGCACCACTGGCAGCAGGGACGGCTGCGGCGGGCGCGCTGCCGGCAGCCTGGTCCGGCACCTGGTCCGGCACCGGCCCCGGGACACCCGACGCCGATGGCATCTCCCGTGCACGGACCGGTGAGTTCACCGTGACGGTCACACTCAACGGCGGGACGGTGGGCGAACTCGTCGGCCGGCAGGTCAGCAACCTGAAGGAAACCGCCACCGGCCGGAACCTGGGCTGCACCGAAGCCCTCCAGCTGCGCCAGACCCGCGGGAACACGGCTGTGTTCGAGGCGGTCACCAGCCACCCCACCGACCGCACCGCCGTCCTGGACTGCCCCCGCAACAACCTGTACGTCCTGACGATGACGGGCCCCGACCGGCTCACCCTCGAATCGGAAGGCGCCCAGTCCGCGGGCGCCCCCGCCGCACTGACCCGCACCCCCTGA
- a CDS encoding NADPH-dependent FMN reductase encodes MTSPLRIALIIASTREGRFGPTVARWFETVTAGRTDIELTLADLTDADLPAHWTPDLTPQGRAFVEHLATCDAYIVLTPEYNHSFPASLKQAIDIAGPVWKRKPVGFISYGGLSGGLRAVEQLRPVFAELHAATIRETVSFHQFPFDRAGQPHDHTNATQAATTLLDDLAWWGHALRTARRPDRARTEAA; translated from the coding sequence ATGACCTCACCCCTGCGTATCGCACTGATCATCGCCAGCACCCGGGAAGGCCGGTTCGGCCCCACCGTGGCCCGCTGGTTCGAAACCGTCACCGCCGGCCGCACCGACATCGAACTGACCCTCGCCGACCTGACGGACGCCGACCTCCCCGCCCACTGGACCCCCGACCTCACCCCCCAGGGGCGGGCCTTCGTCGAACACCTCGCCACCTGCGACGCCTACATCGTCCTGACCCCCGAGTACAACCACTCCTTCCCCGCCTCCCTGAAGCAGGCCATCGACATCGCCGGGCCCGTCTGGAAGCGCAAGCCCGTCGGATTCATCTCCTACGGCGGCCTCTCCGGCGGCCTGCGCGCCGTCGAACAACTCCGCCCGGTCTTCGCCGAACTCCACGCCGCGACCATCCGCGAAACCGTCAGCTTCCACCAGTTCCCCTTCGACCGGGCCGGACAGCCCCACGACCACACCAACGCCACCCAAGCAGCCACCACCCTCCTCGACGACCTCGCATGGTGGGGCCACGCCCTGCGCACCGCCCGCCGACCCGACCGGGCACGGACCGAAGCGGCCTGA
- a CDS encoding class I SAM-dependent methyltransferase: MNHSDLLAKAPSLAAGMAAADHSPDTQLTQTRHRAALVASWHIAPGSTVLELGCGQGDMTAVLAEAVGPEGRVVAVDVAAPSYGAPVTLGESAARLAAGPLGPRIDFRFGTDVLDPSVDFPESTFDHVVLAHCSWYFTSLGQLRDTLARVRPWARRLWFTEWDLTPASDDQLAHPLAVLIQGQTEAAGSHGQGNVRTPFSREGLLRLLPEAGWTADGSEPVNTEELQDGDWEIAACLDLVGNDGRLAALPEPVRQLVLSQADVLRAIAKPRGNRALAAYSVTAR, from the coding sequence GTGAATCACTCCGATCTCCTCGCCAAGGCCCCCTCGCTCGCGGCCGGCATGGCCGCCGCCGATCACAGCCCGGACACCCAGCTGACCCAGACTCGCCACCGCGCCGCGCTCGTGGCGAGCTGGCACATCGCACCCGGCTCAACCGTCCTCGAGCTGGGCTGCGGCCAGGGCGACATGACCGCCGTACTTGCAGAGGCGGTCGGGCCCGAAGGGCGCGTGGTGGCCGTTGACGTGGCCGCACCCTCCTACGGGGCGCCGGTCACGCTCGGAGAATCAGCAGCCCGGCTCGCGGCGGGCCCACTCGGGCCGCGCATCGACTTCCGCTTCGGCACCGACGTCCTCGACCCGTCGGTCGACTTCCCCGAAAGCACCTTCGACCATGTGGTGCTCGCCCATTGCTCCTGGTACTTCACATCGCTCGGGCAACTGCGCGACACGCTGGCCCGGGTACGGCCGTGGGCGCGGCGACTGTGGTTCACCGAGTGGGACCTCACGCCTGCCTCCGACGACCAGTTGGCGCATCCGCTTGCCGTGCTGATCCAGGGGCAGACCGAAGCCGCGGGATCGCATGGCCAGGGCAACGTCCGCACACCTTTCTCCCGTGAGGGCCTGCTGCGGCTCCTGCCTGAGGCCGGCTGGACGGCCGACGGCAGCGAGCCGGTCAATACCGAAGAACTTCAGGACGGCGACTGGGAAATCGCAGCTTGCCTCGACCTGGTGGGAAACGATGGGCGTCTGGCCGCGCTGCCCGAGCCGGTGCGACAGCTCGTCCTGAGTCAGGCCGACGTTCTCCGGGCCATAGCCAAGCCGCGCGGCAACCGCGCGCTCGCCGCGTATTCAGTCACCGCGCGCTGA
- a CDS encoding serine hydrolase, with protein MARRDATDIDPSASWAAGQMISTNSGLNWFCTALPAGLPKDAQLAEMRTTVPLGNTGAGYGLGIMSGPLSCGGPYWGHDGTIMGYGIHGGVTDDGRAAANVTVTAVPTDVATTRRVENTADTALCAAKQK; from the coding sequence GTGGCGCGACGCGATGCCACGGACATCGACCCGTCCGCCAGCTGGGCGGCGGGACAGATGATCTCCACCAACTCCGGCCTCAACTGGTTCTGCACTGCGCTCCCGGCCGGCCTGCCGAAGGACGCGCAGCTCGCCGAGATGCGCACCACCGTCCCCCTCGGGAACACCGGTGCCGGGTACGGACTGGGGATCATGAGCGGACCGCTGTCGTGCGGCGGCCCCTACTGGGGCCACGACGGCACCATCATGGGGTACGGGATCCACGGCGGGGTCACCGACGACGGTCGCGCGGCGGCGAACGTCACGGTGACCGCCGTTCCGACGGACGTGGCGACCACGAGGCGCGTCGAGAACACAGCGGACACGGCCCTGTGTGCCGCGAAGCAGAAGTAG
- a CDS encoding CAP domain-containing protein, which translates to MAGVLSAAVVPVSAAPATAVTCDAAAAARAPNSSNDSAVRNALVCLINNQRTLRGLPALTTNQALTTAAQQHSAAAVQLKWWGPGKDSHRNPQTGSTPQSRIKAAGYCPNPRSWAVAEITYTGWGGSGTANAAVNWWMNVSTWGHRQIILDPAMREIGAWAQPGSADRAGAGASQAGTYVVTFGRCQQ; encoded by the coding sequence GTGGCCGGAGTCCTGTCGGCCGCAGTGGTCCCAGTATCGGCAGCACCGGCGACAGCCGTCACGTGCGACGCGGCGGCCGCTGCCCGAGCCCCGAACAGCAGCAACGACAGCGCCGTACGGAATGCGCTGGTATGCCTCATCAACAACCAGCGCACGCTGAGGGGCCTGCCCGCCCTCACCACGAACCAGGCGCTGACAACTGCGGCGCAGCAGCACTCCGCCGCCGCCGTGCAGTTGAAGTGGTGGGGTCCGGGCAAGGATTCGCACCGCAACCCACAGACCGGCTCGACACCACAGAGCCGGATCAAAGCCGCGGGCTACTGCCCGAACCCCAGGTCATGGGCCGTCGCCGAGATCACTTACACCGGCTGGGGCGGCTCGGGGACCGCGAATGCTGCGGTCAACTGGTGGATGAACGTGAGCACGTGGGGCCACCGCCAGATCATCCTCGACCCGGCTATGCGGGAGATCGGCGCCTGGGCCCAGCCGGGTTCGGCTGACCGGGCCGGGGCCGGCGCGAGCCAGGCCGGAACGTACGTCGTGACCTTCGGGCGCTGCCAGCAGTGA
- a CDS encoding 4'-phosphopantetheinyl transferase family protein, translating to MITHINQLGAETPHTGPAPTGTQAIVWSLDTTAHTIGGHHIHDAHTILDTEERTKAARFLQPDDRHRYTTSHLALRILLGKYLNQPPQHITLTREPCPTCGGPHGRPALTHPNLHFSLSHSGNLAYIALAATPVGIDIEQTPTPQTVNDIINTLHPTETTELKALTPDQQPPALARLWARKEACLKATGTGLSQGLTHPYVSTHPTPPPTPGWTLTDLPTPHGYTAALAQTQPPIHDPAL from the coding sequence ATGATCACCCACATCAACCAGCTCGGCGCCGAAACACCCCACACCGGACCCGCACCCACCGGCACACAAGCCATCGTCTGGTCCCTCGACACCACCGCCCACACCATCGGCGGACACCACATCCACGACGCACACACCATCCTGGACACCGAAGAACGCACCAAAGCCGCCCGCTTCCTACAACCCGACGACCGCCACCGCTACACCACCTCCCACCTCGCCCTCCGCATCCTCCTCGGCAAATACCTCAACCAACCCCCCCAACACATCACCCTCACCCGCGAACCCTGCCCCACCTGCGGCGGCCCCCACGGCCGACCCGCCCTCACCCACCCCAACCTCCACTTCTCCCTCTCCCACAGCGGCAACCTCGCCTACATCGCCCTCGCCGCCACCCCCGTCGGCATCGACATCGAACAAACCCCCACCCCCCAAACCGTCAACGACATCATCAACACCCTCCACCCCACCGAAACCACCGAACTCAAAGCCCTCACACCCGACCAACAACCCCCCGCACTCGCCCGCCTCTGGGCCCGCAAAGAAGCCTGCCTCAAAGCCACCGGCACCGGACTCTCCCAAGGCCTCACCCACCCCTACGTCAGCACCCACCCCACCCCACCACCCACCCCCGGCTGGACCCTCACCGACCTCCCCACCCCCCACGGCTACACCGCCGCCCTCGCCCAAACCCAACCACCCATCCACGACCCCGCCCTGTAA
- a CDS encoding SMI1/KNR4 family protein, with protein sequence MSLLREHASADHADLPGPATEQMLAAAEERMGISLHGDLRTWLLQNNLDLPKEDVDDEVACCGFDGFPDEGSFFLGIRAMEKLYANRSTSCGFDPPDQPDHPFWRNEWIPFLSDRDGWMGKFIDARDGRVGSWFVGGPTVTGEYESMAQYFDSVAETLTRIAEGSSPVCRFTEGRLVWS encoded by the coding sequence ATGAGTCTTCTTCGGGAGCACGCGTCGGCCGATCACGCAGATCTGCCAGGGCCCGCTACGGAGCAGATGCTCGCGGCAGCCGAGGAACGGATGGGGATCTCCCTGCATGGGGACCTGCGGACGTGGCTGTTGCAGAACAATCTGGATCTGCCGAAGGAAGACGTCGACGACGAAGTGGCATGCTGCGGCTTCGACGGGTTCCCCGACGAGGGAAGCTTCTTTCTGGGCATCCGGGCGATGGAGAAGCTCTACGCGAACCGCTCCACGTCCTGTGGATTCGACCCTCCGGACCAGCCGGACCACCCGTTCTGGCGTAACGAGTGGATCCCGTTCCTGTCGGACCGGGACGGCTGGATGGGAAAGTTCATCGATGCGCGGGACGGGCGCGTCGGCAGCTGGTTCGTGGGTGGCCCCACGGTTACGGGCGAGTACGAATCGATGGCCCAGTATTTCGACTCCGTGGCGGAGACGCTGACGAGGATCGCCGAGGGAAGCTCCCCGGTCTGTCGGTTCACCGAAGGTCGACTTGTCTGGTCGTGA
- a CDS encoding class I SAM-dependent methyltransferase, with protein sequence MGMQRMDGSAGDADYGRIGVGYSAYRQPDPRIAAIIHRAIGDARTVVNIGAGAGSYELAAWEITPVEPSRSMRAQRPAHLPPAVDATAEHLPFADDAFDAAMTVFSVHQWSDLGAGLREMRRVARGPVVVLTCDPDLVRDFWLYAYAPLVLDTEARRYPALADIREALGGRTTVERVPIPADCTDGFNEAYYARPERLLDPGARQACSAWSFVGPAVQEQYVDRLRQDLQAGVWDERHGALRRQPSLIGSLVLVRAVP encoded by the coding sequence ATGGGGATGCAGCGGATGGACGGCAGTGCGGGGGACGCGGACTACGGCAGGATCGGCGTCGGCTACAGCGCCTACCGGCAGCCCGATCCGCGCATCGCGGCGATCATCCACCGGGCGATCGGCGACGCCCGGACCGTGGTCAACATCGGCGCCGGGGCGGGCTCGTACGAGTTGGCGGCATGGGAGATCACCCCGGTCGAACCCTCCCGGTCCATGCGGGCACAGCGGCCGGCGCACCTCCCACCGGCCGTCGATGCGACTGCTGAGCACCTGCCTTTCGCCGACGATGCCTTCGATGCGGCCATGACCGTTTTCAGCGTGCACCAGTGGAGCGATCTGGGCGCGGGGCTGCGGGAGATGCGGCGCGTGGCCCGCGGCCCGGTGGTCGTACTGACCTGCGACCCGGATCTGGTGCGTGACTTCTGGCTCTACGCGTACGCGCCGCTCGTCCTCGACACCGAGGCCCGGCGCTACCCTGCTCTGGCCGACATCAGGGAAGCGCTCGGCGGCCGCACCACCGTCGAGCGGGTCCCGATCCCCGCCGACTGCACGGACGGCTTCAACGAGGCCTACTACGCCCGCCCGGAGCGTCTCCTGGATCCGGGAGCCCGCCAGGCGTGCTCGGCCTGGAGCTTTGTCGGACCGGCCGTGCAGGAGCAGTACGTCGACCGACTCCGCCAGGACCTGCAGGCCGGAGTCTGGGACGAACGCCACGGAGCCCTGCGCCGACAGCCCAGCCTGATCGGCTCCCTCGTCCTCGTCCGCGCCGTGCCCTGA
- a CDS encoding antitoxin MazE7, producing the protein MADTTVKVDSETRDRFAAVAAARGKSVRAYLAELAIEEENQLALGRATAVFRETVGRPGISAAFDGEFGGLPASPGANGAA; encoded by the coding sequence ATGGCAGATACAACCGTGAAGGTCGACTCCGAGACCCGGGACCGTTTCGCTGCTGTTGCCGCTGCTCGTGGCAAGAGCGTGCGCGCCTATCTGGCGGAGCTGGCCATCGAGGAGGAGAACCAGCTCGCCCTGGGTCGGGCGACCGCCGTGTTTCGCGAAACAGTGGGCCGGCCGGGCATCTCGGCCGCGTTCGACGGTGAGTTCGGCGGGCTGCCCGCGTCCCCGGGAGCGAACGGCGCGGCCTGA